A region of Roseobacter litoralis Och 149 DNA encodes the following proteins:
- a CDS encoding polysaccharide biosynthesis protein, with amino-acid sequence MVQRDLSSLATGRELSLFQSDINAKRPEIARIVNGARVLVIGGAGSIGSATVREILGFRPAALHVVDQNENDLAEMIRSLRSSDTLLEIPDLRSLPLDYGSVQFRAFVRNEGPYDLVLNFAAIKHVRSEKDSYSALQMFDTNIVKQARLMALLDATGFRGRYFSVSTDKAANPTSFMGASKRVMEHVMFDAGLASGLGCTITSARFANVAFSNGSLLQSFENRLKQDQPLAAPMQTRRYFVSLKESGQLCLLAATTAPHRHIVVPNLDPETALIDMQQIAEGFLVAKGYAPRQYRDEAQACAAVLADKASGHWPLLLTELSTSGEKPYEEFVAQGESCIDLGYDALSGVAYLPLADPRIMTEVMDSMQKVFENAEHAPVSKETLKALIARAEPAFLQSHKETGLNLDQRV; translated from the coding sequence ATGGTGCAGAGGGACCTGTCAAGCCTTGCCACAGGACGCGAATTGAGCCTGTTCCAAAGCGATATCAATGCCAAACGTCCCGAGATCGCACGTATTGTGAACGGCGCGCGTGTTCTGGTCATCGGGGGAGCCGGCTCGATCGGCAGTGCGACTGTCAGGGAAATTCTAGGCTTTCGTCCCGCCGCTTTGCACGTTGTCGATCAAAACGAAAACGATCTTGCGGAAATGATACGCAGCCTGCGGTCTTCTGACACTTTGCTGGAGATCCCGGATCTGCGTTCCCTACCTTTGGACTACGGATCGGTGCAGTTCAGGGCGTTCGTGCGGAACGAGGGGCCCTACGACCTCGTGCTTAACTTTGCAGCGATCAAACATGTGCGATCAGAAAAGGACAGTTATTCAGCGCTTCAGATGTTTGACACCAACATCGTTAAACAGGCCCGATTGATGGCGCTTTTGGATGCGACTGGGTTTCGCGGGCGCTATTTCAGTGTGTCCACCGACAAGGCCGCCAATCCGACCTCTTTCATGGGCGCCTCCAAACGGGTGATGGAGCATGTGATGTTCGATGCCGGCCTGGCCAGCGGGCTTGGTTGCACGATCACCTCTGCCCGCTTCGCCAATGTGGCCTTTTCCAATGGCTCGCTGCTGCAGAGTTTCGAGAACCGCCTCAAACAAGACCAGCCCCTCGCCGCGCCAATGCAGACGCGCCGCTATTTCGTGTCGCTCAAAGAGAGCGGGCAATTGTGTCTATTGGCGGCAACGACTGCGCCGCACCGTCATATCGTTGTCCCTAATCTCGACCCTGAGACCGCTTTGATCGATATGCAACAGATCGCCGAAGGCTTCCTTGTCGCCAAGGGCTATGCGCCGCGGCAGTATCGTGACGAGGCGCAGGCCTGTGCGGCTGTTCTGGCGGACAAGGCATCGGGACACTGGCCGCTCTTATTGACCGAGCTTTCGACCTCCGGCGAAAAACCATATGAGGAATTCGTGGCCCAAGGGGAAAGCTGTATCGATCTTGGGTATGATGCGCTTTCCGGCGTAGCTTATCTGCCGCTGGCCGACCCCAGGATCATGACAGAGGTGATGGACAGCATGCAAAAAGTCTTTGAGAACGCCGAACATGCGCCAGTTTCAAAGGAAACCCTCAAGGCTCTGATTGCTCGCGCAGAGCCGGCTTTTCTCCAAAGCCACAAGGAAACCGGGCTCAACCTGGATCAGAGGGTATAG
- a CDS encoding aminotransferase class I/II-fold pyridoxal phosphate-dependent enzyme, with protein MLPLCVPNISGNEGKYLAECVSSTFVSSVGPFVDRFEAETRHATGAAWAVATSAGTTALHAALHFLGVGPGDHVIIPSLSFIATANAVAHCHATPIIIDVDVARWGLDAGLLAELLGRNCHRDSEGALRYTPTGGQIKAIMPVYAMGLPADMDSIIEVARRYNVPTVSDAAAAIGATYKGRQLAQMGADLTALSFNGNKLITSGGGGALISAAEQGGREIKHLTSTARVGGAYDHDIVGFNYRMTNLQAAVGVAQLERLAEFLDAKARIAARYAQSFEDLTGTLNFPSVDDTCGSHWLSGVYLPQATREQMDHLRQTLVASGIEARSFWKPLHMQAPYLKCPRMVNGHAEMIWGNVQPLPCSTHLTCAEQTHVIEVVRSAIEKMS; from the coding sequence ATGCTTCCTTTGTGCGTTCCCAACATTTCCGGAAACGAAGGCAAATACCTTGCGGAATGCGTCTCTTCGACTTTCGTGTCGTCGGTCGGCCCGTTTGTGGATCGTTTCGAAGCGGAAACGAGGCATGCGACCGGGGCAGCCTGGGCCGTGGCGACATCTGCAGGCACGACCGCTCTGCACGCAGCACTGCACTTTCTGGGCGTGGGGCCCGGTGACCATGTCATCATCCCCTCGCTGAGCTTTATCGCGACAGCCAATGCGGTTGCCCACTGTCACGCAACACCAATTATCATTGATGTGGACGTGGCGCGTTGGGGCCTTGATGCGGGTCTTTTGGCGGAACTGCTCGGCCGCAATTGCCACCGAGATTCAGAGGGGGCTTTGCGCTACACCCCAACAGGCGGGCAGATCAAGGCGATCATGCCCGTCTATGCCATGGGACTGCCTGCTGATATGGATTCCATCATTGAGGTCGCGCGGCGCTATAATGTGCCAACCGTGTCAGATGCGGCAGCCGCGATCGGTGCAACCTACAAGGGCAGGCAACTTGCACAAATGGGAGCCGATCTGACAGCATTGTCATTCAACGGCAATAAGCTCATCACGTCGGGCGGCGGTGGGGCGCTTATTTCTGCCGCAGAGCAGGGCGGGCGCGAGATTAAGCATTTAACGTCCACGGCACGTGTCGGCGGAGCCTATGACCATGATATCGTAGGCTTTAACTATCGCATGACCAATTTGCAGGCGGCGGTAGGTGTCGCACAGCTGGAACGACTGGCAGAGTTTCTCGATGCAAAGGCGAGGATCGCGGCAAGATATGCCCAAAGCTTTGAGGATTTGACCGGAACGCTCAATTTCCCTTCTGTCGACGACACCTGCGGCTCGCATTGGCTTTCTGGCGTATATCTACCGCAAGCAACCAGAGAACAGATGGATCATTTGCGCCAGACGCTGGTCGCGAGCGGTATTGAAGCCCGCAGTTTCTGGAAACCACTTCACATGCAAGCGCCCTATTTGAAATGCCCTCGCATGGTGAACGGCCATGCAGAGATGATCTGGGGGAACGTGCAGCCCTTGCCCTGCTCCACGCATCTCACCTGCGCTGAGCAGACTCATGTGATTGAGGTCGTTCGATCCGCGATTGAGAAAATGAGTTGA
- a CDS encoding NAD(P)-binding domain-containing protein — protein sequence MDIIIIGAGSMATAYAKTLQHFGLPFRCFGRGEMSARRFEAEIGVPAGTGPLRDQINATDVTGAHVIVAVNLNQLSDVCAALLEARAHAILVEKPGGVDLADMQGLAVRDLQDRIRVAYNRRFLKSTQKAGEIIALDGGPQSIHFEFTELPDRIEALDVHPPEVLANLPYANSSHVFDMAFYLGQAADDLSDVSISGAVRQGSIPWHRDGSRFASCGTIAERSLYTCFADWRSGGNWSVEVTTANRRLRLRPLETLTQQMRETFAVGSVDFDQDPDGLKPGLPDMVTDFIYHGGRQLPSMRAQLARMKIFAQMLCRDH from the coding sequence ATGGACATCATAATCATTGGCGCGGGCAGCATGGCGACTGCCTATGCAAAGACACTTCAGCACTTCGGCTTGCCTTTTCGTTGCTTTGGCAGGGGAGAAATGTCGGCCCGACGGTTCGAGGCGGAAATCGGGGTTCCGGCCGGGACTGGTCCGCTGCGTGATCAAATAAACGCAACGGATGTCACCGGCGCGCATGTAATCGTGGCCGTAAACCTCAACCAGCTCTCCGACGTTTGCGCAGCACTCCTTGAGGCACGGGCGCATGCAATCCTGGTCGAGAAACCCGGTGGCGTTGATTTGGCTGATATGCAGGGCCTGGCAGTACGTGATTTGCAAGACCGGATCCGCGTTGCCTACAACAGACGGTTTCTAAAATCCACGCAAAAGGCGGGTGAGATCATCGCCTTGGATGGCGGACCGCAGAGCATTCATTTCGAATTTACTGAATTGCCTGACCGAATTGAAGCCTTGGATGTTCATCCGCCCGAAGTACTGGCAAACCTGCCCTACGCAAATTCGTCCCATGTCTTCGACATGGCGTTTTATCTTGGGCAAGCTGCGGATGATCTGAGCGATGTGTCGATTTCCGGTGCGGTGCGGCAAGGCAGTATTCCGTGGCATCGTGACGGATCTCGTTTCGCAAGTTGCGGGACGATCGCTGAACGCTCTCTTTATACTTGCTTTGCAGACTGGCGGTCGGGCGGCAATTGGAGTGTCGAAGTCACCACGGCCAACAGACGGCTTCGGCTCAGGCCCTTGGAAACCCTGACCCAGCAGATGCGAGAGACATTCGCAGTAGGTTCGGTAGACTTTGATCAGGATCCGGACGGGTTGAAGCCCGGACTGCCCGACATGGTTACGGATTTCATCTACCATGGTGGCCGCCAGCTTCCCTCCATGCGCGCTCAACTCGCGCGGATGAAGATCTTTGCTCAGATGCTGTGCCGCGATCACTGA
- a CDS encoding lysylphosphatidylglycerol synthase transmembrane domain-containing protein produces the protein MTAKPRMSLGLLIRAVLTVSLLAWLLYMFDVPASLRLLTWDFLPVFAMSVALVLVSLLLNALRWYLLIPTTGGRLSLQVTTGVTLIGHFFNQLLVTSVGGDVVRSWEAKRAGLKLDQAVISVLLDRIVGLAALLLLIIIGQPFLLERFDEPGLRLAAFTIIAIGGSGLVCLFVLHRLPLPFERSRILKAGGDLSRAAWQLVETRVIALACLGISFGVHGSTLLVTTICANALGVDISLLDMALIVPTVLLVSSLPISIGGWGVREAGLAAGFVVFGYPPSIAVTVAIIVGLINLIWAVPGALLWVLRSRG, from the coding sequence GTGACCGCCAAACCACGCATGTCTCTGGGGCTGCTGATCCGTGCGGTGCTTACGGTAAGTCTTCTGGCCTGGCTGCTCTATATGTTCGATGTGCCCGCGTCTTTAAGGCTGCTGACGTGGGATTTCCTGCCAGTCTTTGCGATGAGCGTGGCTCTGGTCCTGGTCTCGCTGCTACTGAATGCACTGCGCTGGTATCTTCTGATCCCCACAACCGGCGGCAGACTGAGTTTGCAGGTGACTACTGGCGTTACCCTGATCGGTCATTTCTTCAATCAGTTGCTGGTGACATCGGTCGGTGGCGACGTTGTACGGAGCTGGGAGGCGAAACGGGCTGGGCTAAAGCTTGACCAGGCCGTCATCAGCGTCTTGCTGGACCGGATCGTCGGGTTGGCTGCATTGCTCTTGCTGATCATCATAGGGCAGCCGTTTTTGTTGGAGCGCTTCGACGAACCCGGTCTGAGGCTAGCAGCATTTACAATCATTGCAATTGGCGGCTCCGGGCTGGTTTGCCTCTTTGTACTGCATCGCCTGCCTCTTCCTTTCGAACGCTCACGCATACTCAAGGCTGGCGGTGACTTGTCACGGGCCGCATGGCAATTGGTGGAGACACGCGTCATAGCCCTTGCCTGTCTTGGCATCTCATTTGGTGTGCATGGCTCGACCCTGCTGGTCACAACCATCTGCGCCAACGCGTTGGGGGTCGACATCAGCCTGTTGGATATGGCGTTGATTGTGCCAACTGTCCTGCTGGTATCCTCGCTGCCGATATCCATTGGTGGCTGGGGCGTGCGGGAAGCAGGGTTGGCAGCCGGGTTTGTTGTGTTCGGCTACCCGCCTTCCATTGCCGTGACCGTTGCGATCATAGTTGGCCTGATCAATCTGATCTGGGCGGTCCCCGGCGCGCTCCTGTGGGTTTTGCGCAGCCGTGGTTGA
- the gmd gene encoding GDP-mannose 4,6-dehydratase: MSKKVALITGVTGQDGAYLAELLLNKGYVVHGIKRRSSSFNTERIDHLYVDRHDQDAQMFLHFGDMTDATSLIRVINNTRPTEIYNLAAQSHVHVSFETPEYTADSDALGTIRLLEALRILGMEKSVRMYQASTSELYGNTKIRPQSETTPFEPRSPYAAAKLYAFWIIRNYRQAYGIHASNGILFNHESPVRGETFVTRKITRAVVAIEMGQQESILLGNLNASRDWGHARDYVEGMWRMLQQEQPDDYVLATGISHTVREFVETAFAQVDRKIIWEGNGKNETGRDAKTGSTLIRVDPEYFRPTDVDFLLGDASKAKECLGWEPTTSFEQMVAEMVSSDFERMRHERRAINLPR, from the coding sequence ATGTCAAAGAAAGTAGCCTTGATTACAGGTGTGACGGGGCAGGACGGCGCATATCTGGCTGAACTGTTGTTAAACAAGGGTTACGTCGTTCATGGCATAAAAAGAAGATCCTCTTCGTTCAATACCGAACGCATTGATCACCTTTATGTTGATCGGCACGATCAGGACGCGCAGATGTTTCTGCATTTTGGCGATATGACGGATGCCACGTCACTGATCCGTGTCATAAACAACACCCGACCGACGGAAATTTATAATCTGGCTGCTCAAAGCCACGTGCACGTCAGTTTCGAGACGCCCGAATACACTGCGGATTCAGATGCACTGGGGACGATCCGTCTGCTGGAAGCTCTTCGCATTCTGGGTATGGAAAAATCCGTCAGAATGTATCAGGCGTCTACGTCCGAACTATACGGAAACACAAAGATACGCCCGCAATCTGAAACCACGCCATTTGAACCACGTAGTCCCTATGCAGCCGCAAAATTATACGCATTCTGGATCATCCGAAATTATCGCCAAGCTTATGGTATTCACGCGTCCAATGGCATTTTGTTCAATCATGAAAGCCCTGTTCGCGGAGAAACGTTTGTAACGCGTAAAATTACCCGGGCAGTCGTCGCAATCGAAATGGGACAGCAGGAGAGCATTTTGCTGGGAAACCTCAATGCGTCACGCGACTGGGGCCATGCCAGAGACTACGTGGAAGGTATGTGGCGGATGTTGCAGCAGGAGCAGCCGGATGACTATGTTCTCGCGACGGGCATCAGCCATACGGTACGGGAATTCGTTGAGACAGCCTTTGCACAAGTGGACCGCAAGATCATCTGGGAAGGAAACGGCAAGAATGAGACCGGGCGTGATGCAAAGACCGGGAGCACGCTGATCCGTGTGGATCCCGAGTATTTCCGCCCCACGGATGTCGATTTTCTGTTGGGGGACGCAAGCAAAGCAAAAGAGTGTCTTGGTTGGGAGCCTACGACGTCGTTTGAGCAAATGGTCGCGGAAATGGTGTCATCTGACTTCGAGCGGATGCGTCATGAACGACGGGCAATTAATTTACCGCGCTAG
- a CDS encoding glycosyltransferase, producing MTQSDNQATVLRGPKITGAQISIVLPTFNERENIVLLVEDLLHRFGEINATCEILVIDDRSPDGTAQAVEQAFAREASVKVISRQAEPGLAMSIRDGIEQATGDVILVMDTDFNHEPKDAVLLFQVTRYVDLCVGSRFIFGGGMSSLPRYYLSYVYNIFMRLMLGTRMDDNLSGFFAIRREKLTDLDFDKIFWGYGDYFFRLLLLSQRAKMRHIQVPVYYGERKGGESKTRFTRIFVKYTREVISLAYKKAMGKW from the coding sequence ATGACACAATCAGACAATCAAGCCACTGTTCTACGCGGCCCAAAGATCACAGGCGCGCAGATCAGCATCGTTCTGCCAACCTTTAACGAACGTGAAAACATAGTTCTGCTGGTAGAGGATCTTCTGCACAGGTTCGGTGAAATCAACGCGACATGTGAGATCCTTGTGATAGACGACAGATCGCCCGACGGAACGGCGCAGGCGGTGGAGCAGGCCTTCGCGAGGGAGGCCAGCGTAAAAGTGATTTCGCGACAGGCGGAACCCGGACTGGCTATGTCAATTCGCGACGGAATAGAGCAAGCCACCGGCGACGTAATTCTCGTAATGGATACCGATTTCAATCACGAACCAAAGGACGCGGTGCTGTTGTTTCAGGTGACACGCTATGTTGACCTATGCGTTGGGTCACGGTTCATTTTCGGAGGCGGCATGTCGAGTTTACCGCGGTACTATCTCAGCTATGTATACAATATTTTCATGCGATTGATGCTGGGAACACGTATGGATGACAACCTGAGCGGGTTTTTTGCCATTCGTCGGGAAAAGCTGACCGATCTGGATTTCGACAAGATTTTCTGGGGCTATGGGGACTACTTTTTCCGGCTTTTACTGCTCTCACAGCGTGCTAAAATGAGACACATTCAGGTTCCCGTTTATTATGGCGAACGGAAGGGCGGCGAGAGTAAGACGCGCTTTACCCGAATCTTTGTCAAATACACGCGTGAAGTAATTTCGCTGGCATATAAAAAGGCGATGGGAAAATGGTGA
- a CDS encoding class I SAM-dependent methyltransferase: protein MVTLAPYHETSQCRICRCGDLAPVIDLGLQALTGRFPAVGEPDPASAPLELVRCKDCGLVQLLHSVDVGEMFSDAYGYRSGINATMTDHLSGISGQISERAGLGQGDIALDIGCNDGTLLKSYPVEGIKRLGIDPVAENFRAFYSDDIEVHTAFFNADTFHAASLGQKARAITSISMFYDLEDPGAFVGDIAGVLAQDGIWVLEQSYLPTMLEANSYDTICHEHLEYYALAQIDQLVSEKTLRIFDVSLNDINGGSFQIWVCHQDANYKNNEASLSALRNRESQLGLSTDAPFAAFRERVAQNNAKLKAFIEEVVADGKKVYVYGASTKGNVLLQYLDLGCDLLSGCAEKNPIKFGRRTPGTGIPIVPEAEARAAADYFLVLPWHFRDEFIARESEFLENGGTLIFPLPTFEIV from the coding sequence ATGGTGACACTGGCTCCTTACCACGAAACTTCACAGTGCAGGATTTGTCGCTGTGGCGATCTGGCACCCGTGATCGATCTTGGGCTTCAGGCGCTGACAGGTCGCTTTCCGGCAGTAGGTGAGCCTGACCCTGCATCAGCGCCACTGGAACTCGTCCGGTGCAAGGACTGCGGGCTTGTGCAGTTGCTGCATTCTGTTGATGTCGGTGAAATGTTCAGTGACGCATACGGCTATCGCTCGGGCATAAATGCAACCATGACAGATCATCTGTCAGGCATTTCGGGGCAAATTTCGGAACGTGCGGGGCTGGGACAGGGCGATATCGCATTGGACATTGGTTGCAATGACGGCACCCTTCTCAAAAGCTATCCTGTCGAGGGCATAAAGCGATTGGGAATTGACCCCGTGGCCGAGAATTTCCGCGCCTTCTATTCCGATGACATTGAAGTGCACACGGCGTTTTTTAATGCGGACACCTTTCATGCTGCATCTCTGGGACAAAAAGCGCGCGCCATCACGTCGATTTCCATGTTCTACGACTTGGAGGACCCGGGCGCTTTTGTCGGTGATATTGCAGGGGTTTTAGCACAGGACGGCATCTGGGTATTGGAGCAAAGCTACCTGCCGACCATGCTGGAGGCAAATTCCTACGATACGATCTGCCATGAACATCTGGAATATTATGCGCTGGCACAGATCGACCAGCTGGTTTCGGAGAAAACGCTCCGTATCTTTGATGTCAGTCTGAACGATATCAATGGCGGAAGCTTCCAGATCTGGGTCTGCCATCAAGACGCAAACTACAAAAACAACGAAGCCTCCCTGTCGGCGTTGCGCAACCGTGAGAGCCAACTTGGCCTGTCGACCGATGCACCCTTTGCAGCGTTTCGCGAACGTGTCGCACAGAACAACGCCAAGCTGAAAGCCTTCATCGAAGAGGTCGTGGCCGATGGCAAGAAAGTCTATGTCTACGGCGCATCGACCAAAGGCAATGTGCTGCTGCAGTACCTTGACCTTGGATGCGATTTGCTCAGCGGATGTGCTGAGAAAAATCCAATTAAATTTGGGCGCCGCACACCGGGCACAGGTATTCCCATTGTCCCAGAAGCCGAAGCCCGCGCTGCGGCGGATTACTTTCTCGTTCTGCCCTGGCATTTCCGGGATGAATTCATTGCGCGCGAAAGTGAGTTCCTTGAAAACGGCGGTACGCTGATTTTTCCATTGCCGACCTTCGAGATCGTTTGA
- a CDS encoding formyl transferase — MDKQVEENKLRRVRRILFCGHDNRGSLYLFNGVRQAYPDVDCAVIINEGIYYRKSFLSSVWKLLRESSILFCAVRAMEMYSYRWKGHTLEAQLEAEAIPFTKSDDINGDDAVAFAREFAPDLLVSLYTMHIYKKPILDVPKIAAINSHPAILPDYRGLEVFFWAMANGDERIGSSVFYLTERVDDGLVLQEQWVPIAADDSMHDVYDAITESAAELFMRAIADIDGETVKTRKPAGLGTYYPMPTRAAVRAFRRRGRRFF, encoded by the coding sequence ATGGATAAACAAGTTGAAGAGAACAAACTCAGGCGAGTGCGCCGTATTCTCTTTTGCGGGCATGACAATCGCGGGTCACTCTATCTGTTCAACGGTGTTCGTCAGGCTTATCCAGATGTCGATTGTGCTGTAATCATCAACGAGGGTATTTATTACCGCAAGTCATTCCTTTCCTCCGTTTGGAAGTTACTACGCGAAAGCAGCATCCTATTTTGCGCTGTACGCGCCATGGAAATGTACAGTTATCGTTGGAAGGGCCACACCCTTGAGGCGCAACTTGAAGCGGAGGCCATTCCCTTTACCAAGTCGGATGACATCAACGGAGATGATGCGGTTGCCTTCGCGCGTGAATTTGCACCTGACCTATTGGTCTCTTTGTATACGATGCACATCTACAAAAAACCGATACTAGACGTCCCAAAGATCGCAGCAATCAACAGTCATCCTGCCATTCTGCCCGACTACCGGGGCCTCGAGGTTTTCTTTTGGGCAATGGCCAACGGTGATGAACGGATTGGATCAAGTGTCTTTTATCTGACAGAGCGGGTGGATGACGGTTTGGTGCTTCAGGAACAATGGGTTCCCATAGCAGCCGACGACAGCATGCACGATGTTTATGATGCCATCACAGAAAGTGCAGCAGAGTTGTTTATGCGCGCTATTGCCGATATTGACGGGGAAACAGTAAAAACACGCAAACCGGCTGGGCTGGGCACGTATTATCCGATGCCCACGCGCGCGGCTGTGCGGGCCTTTCGCAGGCGGGGTCGAAGGTTCTTTTAG
- a CDS encoding DegT/DnrJ/EryC1/StrS family aminotransferase, with protein sequence MTHSFLPWAKPNLLGNEKAMLIDALESSWISGGPYVERLERELAEAMYIDHALAVSNGTTALELALRGLGIGQGDEVIVPGFTFVAAANMVVAVGATPVACDVDPETWLLDASKIAPLCGPRTKAVLPVHLYGNVADMDAICESAGSLGLAVIEDTAEATFSRYKNRFAGTLGDVGTFSMHATKTITTGEGGLVVTHDDALAADMRKLRDHGMNPTKRYWHDVAGHNFRLTNLQASLGCAQLEKLDEILADRRRIHASYRARLKGVEGIRLQRFNAEVDPVLWAMTVQLTDTRDLETVRARRDTIMAGMAEQGIETRPGFYALSMMSQYECLPSPHAMHVSASIISPPTFPGLTDAEIDRVCDRLIHCLNATKQG encoded by the coding sequence ATGACACATTCCTTTCTTCCGTGGGCAAAGCCCAATCTGCTTGGCAACGAGAAAGCCATGCTGATCGACGCGTTGGAATCTTCATGGATTTCGGGCGGCCCTTATGTCGAGCGGTTGGAGCGCGAACTGGCCGAAGCAATGTATATCGATCACGCGCTTGCAGTCTCAAATGGCACCACGGCTCTTGAACTGGCTCTGCGCGGCCTTGGCATAGGGCAGGGCGACGAGGTCATTGTGCCTGGTTTCACCTTTGTTGCCGCTGCAAATATGGTTGTGGCAGTTGGTGCGACACCTGTCGCCTGCGATGTTGATCCGGAAACATGGCTTCTTGACGCCTCCAAGATCGCACCCCTGTGCGGTCCGCGCACCAAAGCAGTCTTGCCGGTGCATCTATACGGCAACGTGGCCGACATGGATGCAATTTGCGAAAGTGCGGGTTCACTTGGTCTGGCCGTCATAGAGGACACGGCAGAGGCTACCTTTTCGCGCTACAAAAACCGCTTTGCCGGCACGTTGGGCGATGTAGGTACCTTTTCCATGCATGCGACCAAGACGATCACAACCGGCGAAGGCGGGCTGGTGGTCACGCATGACGACGCACTTGCCGCGGATATGCGCAAGCTGCGTGATCATGGGATGAACCCGACAAAACGATACTGGCATGATGTTGCAGGTCACAACTTCAGACTGACAAACTTGCAGGCGTCTCTTGGCTGTGCCCAGCTTGAAAAACTTGATGAGATACTAGCCGATCGGAGGCGTATCCATGCCAGCTATCGTGCCCGCCTTAAGGGTGTCGAGGGTATCCGCCTGCAGCGCTTCAATGCTGAAGTCGACCCAGTTCTGTGGGCAATGACAGTACAGTTGACGGATACGCGTGATCTGGAGACGGTGCGCGCACGCCGCGATACCATCATGGCCGGTATGGCCGAGCAAGGCATCGAGACCCGGCCCGGATTTTATGCGCTCAGCATGATGTCGCAGTATGAGTGCCTACCCTCGCCGCATGCCATGCATGTCAGTGCCAGCATTATCTCTCCCCCGACTTTTCCCGGACTAACGGACGCTGAAATAGACAGAGTTTGCGACAGGCTGATCCACTGTCTGAACGCAACGAAGCAAGGATAG
- a CDS encoding class I SAM-dependent methyltransferase: MIFKDDFLRRYIELVPTALAFERAMECDILSEHEFEQPMLDLGCGDGIFAHILFHEKIETGIDLDPEEIARAEQMNAYAELLACPGDNIPKPDGAYKTILSNSVLEHIPDLVPVLKEAHRLLAPGGRFYITIPTDRLEHNTAPARLLRALGLNGLEERYAKFHNSFWRHHHAHSLDGWRSMFTEAGLEVIEERPYASPNFSTFYDMLIVFAGPSLVAKKTVGRWLFFPRLRKLYAGLIFVLVGGFYSRLKTGEGSSLVFYTLTRS, encoded by the coding sequence GTGATATTCAAAGATGACTTTCTGCGCCGCTACATTGAACTGGTGCCGACAGCGCTGGCTTTTGAGCGTGCAATGGAGTGCGATATTCTGAGCGAACATGAATTTGAGCAGCCAATGCTTGATCTTGGTTGTGGAGATGGCATTTTCGCGCATATTCTTTTTCATGAAAAAATCGAAACCGGCATTGATCTGGATCCAGAAGAAATCGCCCGCGCAGAGCAGATGAACGCATACGCGGAACTTCTGGCCTGTCCTGGAGACAATATCCCCAAACCAGATGGAGCCTACAAGACGATACTGTCGAATTCTGTTCTGGAACACATCCCGGACCTTGTGCCAGTTTTGAAAGAGGCCCATCGGCTTTTGGCGCCGGGTGGTCGTTTTTACATCACAATCCCTACGGACCGTTTGGAACACAATACAGCGCCCGCCCGACTCCTGCGCGCCCTTGGGCTGAACGGTTTGGAGGAACGTTATGCTAAATTTCACAATTCATTCTGGCGTCACCACCATGCCCATTCATTGGACGGGTGGCGGTCAATGTTCACCGAAGCGGGACTGGAAGTCATCGAAGAACGGCCCTATGCATCACCAAATTTCTCGACATTTTACGATATGTTGATCGTTTTTGCCGGGCCGTCGCTTGTGGCAAAAAAAACGGTCGGCCGTTGGTTGTTTTTCCCCAGGCTTCGCAAACTCTATGCGGGCTTGATATTCGTACTGGTTGGCGGGTTTTATTCCCGGCTCAAAACTGGTGAAGGCAGTTCACTCGTTTTTTATACACTGACCCGCTCATAA
- a CDS encoding class I SAM-dependent methyltransferase, which produces MREIISVEHDTEWFGLASKAITALGEGQTQPTLKLCVPDPAEAPAYASGRQEYSAQSLETYVKAIDDFPTAYFDLVVVDGRARMACLRKSVERVAPGGVVLLDNSDYARYQAELERIWAEYQQTFERQDFLSPTPFAANIGSQITIFTRKAM; this is translated from the coding sequence GTGCGCGAGATCATTTCTGTAGAACACGATACAGAATGGTTTGGCCTGGCCTCCAAAGCCATTACCGCGCTGGGTGAGGGGCAGACACAGCCTACTTTGAAACTTTGCGTGCCTGACCCCGCAGAGGCCCCGGCCTATGCCTCGGGCCGACAAGAATATTCCGCCCAGTCCCTCGAAACTTACGTCAAGGCCATTGACGATTTTCCAACGGCTTACTTTGATCTGGTGGTTGTGGATGGCCGCGCCCGCATGGCCTGCCTGCGTAAGAGCGTCGAACGTGTCGCTCCTGGCGGGGTGGTCTTGCTCGACAACTCGGACTACGCAAGGTATCAGGCAGAACTGGAGCGTATCTGGGCCGAATACCAGCAAACGTTTGAACGTCAGGATTTTCTGTCGCCTACCCCGTTTGCCGCGAACATAGGCAGCCAGATTACCATTTTCACACGAAAAGCGATGTGA